In Megasphaera vaginalis (ex Bordigoni et al. 2020), a single genomic region encodes these proteins:
- a CDS encoding SLC13 family permease → MGMDALSFILFVFAIIIAFIRHVNVGLVAIAVGAVCVRLFGMPDKVLIGGISSGMFCTLVGITFLFSVIKSTGALDLLAKKIVASTRGHIWMLPIAMYIAGFIVAGIGPGAVPALAIIPALAVSTAIQVGYNPVMMGLIGVFGLMAGRMTPITPEAAIITGAASSAGIENVMPTILVCKTLITIIFGVIVFLVYKGYTVKSTTVAVEENELPPFTKHQIIALSGIVLMLMLIVFGNVNIGLAAFFSAVLLVLGGIAKDGECLKELPWGTIMMVLCVGALLSVVDKVGGIKLMSDGIASFMNSTTAVPLIGISAGLLSLVSSALGVVYPTMMPMCADIAVRVGGVDPVALMAAVGAGGSLAGLSPMSTGGALILAALGTNVKDFNSTKQSKVFIELIIWAGVGLLLIAGVSLIAFSTIAAIMR, encoded by the coding sequence ATGGGAATGGATGCCTTATCATTTATATTGTTCGTTTTTGCCATTATCATAGCGTTTATTCGGCATGTTAATGTTGGGCTTGTAGCGATTGCTGTGGGTGCAGTTTGCGTTCGTTTGTTTGGCATGCCGGATAAAGTTTTAATTGGCGGTATCAGTAGCGGCATGTTTTGTACCTTAGTTGGAATTACTTTTTTGTTTTCAGTAATAAAATCTACAGGTGCTTTGGATTTATTGGCTAAGAAGATAGTAGCATCTACTCGCGGTCATATATGGATGTTGCCGATCGCAATGTATATTGCAGGTTTTATTGTGGCCGGCATTGGGCCTGGGGCAGTGCCTGCTTTAGCTATTATACCTGCCTTAGCCGTTTCTACGGCTATTCAAGTTGGATATAATCCGGTTATGATGGGATTAATAGGTGTTTTTGGCTTAATGGCCGGACGTATGACGCCCATTACACCTGAAGCTGCCATTATTACAGGTGCTGCTTCAAGTGCAGGTATTGAAAATGTTATGCCGACTATTTTAGTGTGTAAAACTTTAATTACAATTATATTTGGCGTTATCGTTTTTCTCGTATATAAAGGGTATACAGTTAAATCAACTACAGTAGCAGTTGAAGAAAATGAATTGCCCCCTTTTACAAAGCATCAGATTATCGCTTTAAGTGGTATCGTTCTTATGCTAATGCTGATTGTATTTGGCAACGTTAATATAGGGTTAGCCGCATTTTTCTCCGCAGTACTCTTGGTTTTGGGAGGAATTGCAAAAGATGGCGAATGTTTGAAAGAGCTACCATGGGGAACGATTATGATGGTCCTTTGTGTGGGAGCATTACTGAGCGTAGTAGATAAAGTAGGAGGAATTAAATTGATGAGTGACGGTATTGCGTCATTTATGAACAGTACGACTGCCGTTCCATTAATTGGCATTTCCGCAGGTCTTCTCAGCCTTGTAAGCTCTGCCTTAGGCGTTGTTTATCCTACGATGATGCCGATGTGCGCTGATATTGCTGTCAGAGTAGGAGGTGTTGATCCCGTTGCGTTAATGGCAGCTGTCGGGGCGGGGGGATCTTTGGCGGGCCTTTCTCCGATGTCTACCGGTGGAGCATTGATTTTGGCTGCACTTGGAACCAATGTTAAAGATTTTAATTCAACAAAACAATCAAAAGTCTTTATTGAACTTATTATTTGGGCAGGCGTAGGACTTTTGCTTATTGCTGGTGTATCGCTAATAGCGTTTAGTACCATTGCGGCAATTATGCGATAA
- a CDS encoding hydroxymethylglutaryl-CoA lyase, producing MMIQKVNFIEVGPRDGFQNVKEFIPTEKKLKVIDMLVASGVKTMEIGSFVHPKAIPQMKDIKDVVTKTLEKHGDKDLDFFALVPNLYGAKAAAECGLKKIDTVISVSESHNKANINQTVEESLQGLAKIREALPDMDIILSMATSFTCPFEGKTPVENVLRIIREGTKLGIHKFCLADTIGQADPKMVRDLVNVVTKVFPNEYYELHIHDTRGMGVVCTLAGIEAGIPNVQAALGGLGGCPFAPGASGNVASEDLIYMFNEMGMETGISFERMLEAAKYETTIIDGNFSSHQIHIGEPCK from the coding sequence ATGATGATACAAAAAGTGAATTTTATTGAAGTCGGCCCGCGCGACGGTTTTCAAAATGTAAAAGAATTTATTCCGACTGAAAAAAAGTTGAAAGTAATAGATATGCTCGTGGCTTCCGGTGTTAAAACCATGGAAATAGGCTCTTTCGTTCATCCTAAAGCGATTCCTCAAATGAAAGACATTAAAGATGTTGTGACTAAGACTTTGGAAAAACACGGCGATAAGGACCTTGATTTTTTTGCACTGGTTCCTAATCTTTATGGAGCTAAAGCTGCTGCAGAATGCGGTTTGAAAAAGATTGATACAGTCATTTCGGTCAGCGAATCCCATAATAAGGCGAATATTAATCAGACTGTTGAAGAGTCGCTGCAAGGCTTGGCGAAGATTCGGGAAGCACTTCCTGATATGGATATTATTCTTTCTATGGCGACGTCTTTTACATGTCCGTTTGAAGGAAAAACTCCTGTAGAAAATGTATTGCGGATCATTCGTGAGGGGACAAAGCTGGGGATTCATAAGTTCTGCCTTGCCGATACGATTGGGCAGGCTGATCCCAAGATGGTGCGTGATTTGGTCAATGTTGTTACCAAGGTATTTCCAAACGAATATTATGAACTTCATATCCATGATACTCGTGGCATGGGAGTGGTATGTACATTAGCAGGTATTGAAGCCGGCATTCCTAACGTTCAAGCCGCTTTAGGCGGATTGGGCGGGTGTCCTTTTGCACCAGGAGCTTCGGGAAATGTTGCTTCCGAAGATTTGATTTACATGTTTAATGAAATGGGGATGGAAACAGGCATTAGCTTCGAGAGAATGTTGGAAGCCGCTAAATACGAAACTACGATTATTGATGGAAATTTCAGCAGCCATCAGATTCATATCGGTGAACCTTGTAAATAA
- a CDS encoding CaiB/BaiF CoA transferase family protein, translating into MSNSKALENIIVLDLTRVLAGPYCTMLLADYGAKVIKIEIPKKGDDTRGFGPLKNGSSMYYANVNRGKKGITLNLKDTEGKKIFLEMVKKADIVVENYRPGVMDKLGVGYDVLKEVNDQIIYAAVSGFGCYGPNSQRPGYDIIAQASGGLMSITGEAGGHALRVGNAMGDVLGGTNLTIGILMALHARTLTGKGQRVDVSLVDSVVSSLETGTQRYFASGKQPELMGNRYASAYPYDSFQASDGLFVIGCGNDKLFKLLCEKVLKQPELLIDPRFETNIKRCENYADLKPIIEEWSVQRTIDENVESILAAGVPAAPINDLKRVTTDPHIAEAREMFVSIHHPVIGDMRVNGNPIKLMTTKADISTPAPELGQDNAEIYGKWLGLSSEQMEELTKKNVL; encoded by the coding sequence ATGAGTAATAGTAAAGCGTTAGAAAATATCATCGTTTTAGATTTGACCAGAGTTTTGGCAGGTCCTTATTGTACTATGCTTTTGGCGGATTATGGGGCCAAAGTTATTAAAATAGAAATTCCTAAAAAAGGGGATGATACACGTGGATTTGGTCCGTTGAAAAATGGTTCCAGCATGTATTATGCCAATGTTAACAGAGGTAAAAAAGGTATCACGCTGAACTTAAAAGATACTGAAGGTAAAAAAATATTCTTAGAAATGGTAAAAAAAGCAGACATTGTTGTCGAAAATTATCGTCCCGGCGTTATGGATAAGCTAGGGGTAGGCTATGATGTGCTCAAAGAAGTAAATGATCAGATCATTTATGCTGCTGTTTCCGGGTTTGGCTGTTATGGGCCTAATTCTCAACGTCCCGGATATGATATTATTGCACAGGCGTCCGGCGGCTTGATGAGCATTACCGGTGAAGCCGGCGGTCATGCTCTTCGAGTGGGGAATGCCATGGGAGATGTGTTGGGTGGAACAAATTTAACTATCGGCATCTTGATGGCACTTCATGCTCGCACCCTTACTGGTAAAGGTCAGAGAGTAGATGTTTCTCTCGTCGATTCGGTTGTTTCTAGCTTAGAAACGGGAACGCAGAGATATTTTGCATCTGGCAAACAGCCTGAACTCATGGGGAATAGATATGCTTCTGCATATCCTTATGACTCGTTTCAAGCGTCGGACGGACTTTTTGTAATTGGTTGTGGGAATGATAAATTATTTAAATTGCTGTGTGAAAAAGTTTTAAAACAACCGGAATTATTGATTGATCCTCGCTTTGAAACGAATATTAAACGGTGTGAAAATTATGCGGATCTAAAACCGATTATTGAGGAATGGAGTGTTCAGCGTACCATTGATGAAAACGTTGAATCCATTTTAGCGGCAGGCGTTCCGGCTGCCCCTATTAATGACTTAAAACGGGTTACGACAGATCCGCACATTGCTGAGGCGAGAGAAATGTTTGTATCCATTCATCATCCCGTTATTGGGGACATGAGAGTCAATGGAAATCCGATTAAGCTGATGACGACTAAAGCGGATATTTCAACTCCGGCTCCCGAATTGGGGCAAGACAATGCGGAAATATATGGCAAATGGCTTGGATTAAGCAGTGAGCAAATGGAAGAATTAACGAAAAAAAATGTTCTGTAA
- a CDS encoding sigma 54-interacting transcriptional regulator: MKRILLLSPSQRLAEDAEKIIDEQSLDVEVCFSTVPDIHKNVMNAVAQGVRVIISRRGMARIIKQMFDIPVITIEFTSNSYVRIFECIKGIKGKIAFFSLGDVPGTVKILGAMLNLDIRYYYFTDEATAEMAVKNAAEDGCIIGVGGSLTVLYSGKYNLEYHILDNSREDIEMALDSAHQVLKSTLAEEKRRKSLQVHIQRYETIFNYTHDGIIAVDRDGIIEVVNKQASDMLGLGDDSYKGKYIEEMLPETKLMTTLRNGEVELDELMRVGNDIIITNRVPIKIDNRVEGVVATFRDIDSVRVSEQKIRSNLRKKGIAAKYRFSDIIGESVVLKRTLRIAKSYAKTDAPILLVGEIGTGKEIFSHAIHQASARRNAPFVTVHCMHSQSDRLLAELYGVEGDNKGNEIREGAFELAHGGTLFLDMIDAASEEIQSQILRVIESKEVRRLGGKSIIPIDVRIIASVHANILEEIREGKFLEELTYAINTLTLKLPPLRQRDRDYYLLCEYGFRKKLKEEFNRYREDIRVLEDFFADYPWRGNVRELFNLVERASILLENRMSAEEIITTFPANGAKESSSVLNDVTLGKWNKSSIVEALSLNKLNVSRTARQLGCSRSTLYKKMEELNIKVTNIK; the protein is encoded by the coding sequence ATGAAGAGAATTTTGCTTTTATCTCCATCACAACGGTTAGCGGAAGACGCGGAAAAGATAATTGATGAACAAAGTTTGGATGTAGAGGTATGTTTTAGTACTGTTCCGGATATACATAAAAATGTTATGAATGCTGTTGCTCAGGGCGTTAGAGTTATCATCAGCCGTCGAGGTATGGCGCGTATTATAAAGCAGATGTTTGATATACCGGTAATAACGATCGAGTTTACAAGTAATAGTTATGTTCGAATTTTTGAATGTATCAAAGGGATAAAAGGGAAAATCGCGTTCTTTTCATTGGGGGATGTACCCGGAACGGTGAAAATACTTGGTGCAATGTTGAATCTGGACATAAGATACTATTATTTTACTGATGAAGCAACTGCTGAGATGGCAGTGAAAAACGCGGCTGAAGATGGGTGCATAATTGGGGTTGGAGGCTCATTGACGGTATTGTATTCCGGTAAGTATAATTTGGAATACCATATTTTGGATAATTCGAGAGAAGATATCGAAATGGCGCTGGATTCAGCTCATCAAGTGTTAAAATCAACATTAGCTGAAGAAAAGAGACGAAAAAGTCTTCAAGTTCATATTCAAAGATATGAAACTATTTTTAATTATACGCACGACGGCATTATTGCAGTTGATCGGGACGGCATCATAGAAGTTGTCAATAAGCAGGCAAGCGATATGTTGGGATTGGGGGATGATTCATATAAAGGAAAGTATATTGAAGAAATGCTTCCCGAAACGAAACTAATGACGACCTTGAGAAATGGCGAAGTTGAGTTAGATGAACTGATGCGCGTCGGCAATGATATTATTATTACAAACCGAGTTCCCATTAAAATTGACAATCGTGTAGAAGGTGTCGTAGCAACATTCAGAGATATTGATTCCGTTCGTGTCAGCGAACAAAAAATACGCAGTAATTTGCGAAAAAAAGGAATTGCTGCGAAGTATCGTTTTTCAGATATTATAGGAGAGTCCGTAGTTCTAAAGAGAACACTTCGCATAGCGAAAAGTTATGCTAAAACTGATGCGCCCATTTTACTGGTGGGAGAAATAGGAACAGGGAAAGAAATATTTTCTCATGCGATACATCAAGCTAGTGCTAGAAGAAATGCGCCGTTTGTTACGGTGCATTGCATGCATTCTCAGTCTGATCGTCTTTTGGCTGAGCTCTACGGGGTTGAGGGAGATAATAAAGGGAATGAAATAAGAGAAGGTGCGTTCGAACTTGCTCATGGCGGGACTCTTTTTCTCGATATGATTGATGCTGCATCTGAAGAGATACAATCTCAGATTCTTCGCGTTATAGAAAGTAAAGAGGTGAGAAGACTGGGAGGGAAAAGCATCATTCCTATTGATGTACGAATTATTGCGTCAGTTCATGCGAATATACTGGAAGAAATCAGAGAAGGAAAATTTTTGGAAGAATTAACATATGCAATTAACACGTTAACTTTAAAGCTACCGCCGCTACGGCAAAGAGATCGCGACTATTATTTGCTTTGCGAATACGGATTCCGTAAAAAACTTAAAGAAGAATTTAATCGATATCGAGAGGATATTCGCGTTTTGGAAGACTTTTTTGCTGATTATCCATGGCGAGGTAATGTTAGGGAATTGTTTAACTTAGTAGAGAGAGCATCAATTTTGCTGGAGAACAGAATGTCTGCCGAAGAAATAATTACGACGTTTCCAGCCAATGGGGCTAAGGAAAGTAGCAGCGTGCTCAATGACGTGACCTTGGGTAAATGGAATAAAAGCAGTATCGTAGAAGCTTTGTCACTGAATAAATTAAATGTTTCGAGGACGGCACGACAGCTTGGCTGCAGCCGTAGTACGTTATACAAAAAAATGGAAGAACTGAATATTAAAGTAACAAACATTAAATGA
- a CDS encoding amino acid ABC transporter permease, with amino-acid sequence MELDYTFMSETFYKVWEGAAVTLELTFLTLLIAAPIALYMAVLRIKGHVAGSAFTKAYISVVRGTPIVLQILLLYSLLPSFLNWLVKAAGSTFNVFDGIDPFWYAVAVFSLNTIALLAEVFRSALLSISKGQLEAGVATGLSEFQTYRYVLLPQAFVVALPAVCNITVNLIKGTSLAFLMTVKDVMAVGKIAASYGYNYIEAYLDVFLVYIVICTVIQLVYAFVERRMGLFRTA; translated from the coding sequence ATGGAACTTGATTATACGTTTATGAGCGAAACTTTTTATAAAGTATGGGAAGGAGCGGCGGTGACATTGGAGCTGACGTTTCTGACGCTTCTTATTGCGGCTCCGATTGCGCTGTATATGGCCGTATTACGAATCAAAGGACATGTTGCAGGCAGCGCCTTCACGAAGGCTTACATTTCCGTCGTTCGCGGCACGCCGATTGTCTTGCAAATACTGTTGCTGTACAGTCTTTTGCCGAGCTTTTTGAACTGGCTCGTCAAAGCCGCCGGTTCCACGTTTAACGTTTTTGACGGAATCGATCCCTTTTGGTATGCCGTCGCTGTTTTTTCGCTGAATACGATCGCCTTGCTGGCCGAGGTTTTTCGTTCGGCGTTGTTGAGTATTTCCAAAGGGCAACTGGAAGCCGGCGTTGCTACCGGCTTATCCGAATTTCAAACGTATCGCTATGTTCTTCTGCCGCAGGCCTTTGTCGTGGCGCTGCCTGCAGTTTGCAACATTACGGTAAACCTGATCAAAGGCACGTCCCTAGCCTTTTTGATGACCGTCAAAGATGTCATGGCCGTCGGCAAAATAGCCGCGTCTTATGGCTACAACTACATTGAGGCATATTTAGATGTTTTTCTCGTTTATATTGTTATTTGTACGGTGATACAACTGGTCTACGCGTTTGTCGAACGGCGCATGGGGTTGTTCCGTACGGCCTAG
- a CDS encoding amino acid ABC transporter permease, with amino-acid sequence MDTRPFDPSVIFSTMPELLPYLTVTLGVATVSILLGSLLGGALAWGKLGKQRLWRYLANGYTYIMRCTPSIVLLFIVFYGLPRLVEAVVDYDLNGMNRAVFAVITFTLLFGAYISEVFRAAYTAVPKGQYEAAVSVGLRPRSAVLQVMLPQAAVIALPNFSNAVINLLKEGALAYTIGLIDLLGKGNSKLRRLRNRDLHGLYDYLLGRYDAYRQVSAGLGTTLG; translated from the coding sequence ATGGATACGAGACCTTTTGATCCGTCAGTTATCTTTTCAACAATGCCGGAACTGCTGCCGTATTTGACGGTTACTCTCGGCGTCGCCACCGTCAGTATCCTCTTGGGATCTTTGCTGGGCGGGGCGTTGGCTTGGGGGAAACTCGGCAAGCAGCGTCTTTGGCGGTACTTGGCAAACGGCTATACATATATTATGCGCTGCACGCCGTCTATCGTTTTGCTGTTTATCGTTTTTTACGGCTTGCCCCGCTTAGTGGAGGCTGTCGTTGATTATGATTTGAATGGCATGAACCGCGCCGTTTTTGCCGTTATTACCTTTACTTTACTTTTCGGCGCGTATATCTCCGAAGTATTTCGGGCTGCGTATACTGCCGTGCCGAAGGGGCAGTATGAAGCTGCCGTCAGCGTCGGTCTGCGGCCGCGGAGTGCGGTGCTGCAGGTTATGTTGCCGCAGGCGGCGGTAATCGCCTTGCCGAATTTCAGTAATGCCGTCATTAATTTACTGAAAGAAGGGGCTCTGGCGTATACGATCGGTCTGATTGACCTGTTGGGGAAGGGAAATTCAAAACTTCGGCGCCTACGGAATAGAGATTTACATGGCTTGTATGATTATTTACTGGGTCGTTACGACGCTTATCGGCAAGTGTCTGCTGGCCTTGGAACGACGCTTGGATAA
- a CDS encoding transporter substrate-binding domain-containing protein produces the protein MKINKWGKTILIAALAGIVAAGLAGCGKKADGDRAATGGKRVINVAYTNYYVPYDFVNANGEADGFEVAVMKEVAKKLPQYEFKFTPTSDDDLLIGVESGKYQVGTKGIWKTDARMKKYVFPKNYIGASVIGLVIRKDTAQQIKDMDSFAAFSGKLVPIALQDARYMVIENYNKAHSDRPIQLKSSEAFQIADAYSWVMEGRYDGYLEVELSYKNNIEKADAPYHQFADALTYLRYKGIPTYPLFNKKEQQLADDYDKAIQELRDEGKIAELEQQYFGESMSQYISE, from the coding sequence ATGAAAATCAACAAATGGGGTAAGACAATCTTAATAGCCGCATTAGCCGGTATTGTCGCGGCGGGGCTCGCAGGCTGCGGCAAGAAAGCTGACGGCGATCGGGCGGCGACAGGTGGAAAACGTGTGATCAATGTGGCGTACACGAACTATTACGTGCCCTATGATTTCGTTAACGCAAACGGAGAAGCGGACGGTTTTGAAGTGGCCGTCATGAAAGAGGTAGCTAAAAAGTTGCCGCAGTATGAATTCAAATTTACGCCGACGTCGGATGACGATTTGCTTATCGGCGTCGAATCAGGTAAGTATCAGGTCGGGACGAAAGGGATCTGGAAGACGGATGCGCGGATGAAAAAATATGTTTTCCCCAAAAATTATATCGGAGCCAGCGTTATCGGCTTGGTTATCCGTAAAGACACGGCTCAGCAGATTAAGGATATGGATTCTTTTGCCGCTTTCAGCGGGAAGCTGGTGCCGATTGCACTGCAAGATGCTCGCTATATGGTGATTGAAAACTATAATAAAGCTCACAGCGATCGGCCGATTCAGCTGAAATCATCGGAAGCATTCCAGATCGCCGATGCCTATTCGTGGGTCATGGAAGGCCGTTACGACGGATATCTTGAAGTGGAATTGAGTTACAAAAATAACATTGAAAAAGCTGACGCGCCGTATCATCAGTTTGCCGACGCGCTGACATACCTGCGGTATAAAGGGATTCCGACATATCCCCTCTTTAACAAGAAGGAACAACAACTCGCCGATGACTATGACAAGGCCATTCAGGAACTTCGCGATGAAGGAAAAATCGCCGAGTTGGAACAGCAGTATTTCGGTGAAAGCATGTCGCAATATATCAGCGAATAA
- a CDS encoding uroporphyrinogen decarboxylase family protein: protein MITKKELVLAAMDNKPTERVPVGFWFHFLADEIGTNAFRQPAYTEQLLAGEVEYIERAKPDFVKIMTDGFFPYENETVRHLHSAADFRNIKPLADDDPWFTQQIAYARRLTDRFGADLAMFYNLFCAATTIRFMQPDWTKGEAFLAEAIREDADSVRYGFDIISDDLAKLAKRLVTEAKVTGIYFSVQNILGKGMTKETYAAVAAPGEKKILAAANSVSAYHILHICGYAGHRNDLTWYTDYDVKTVNWAAVVEGIPLEKGRKLFGDRAVLGGFGNLDTDVLYKGSKEEVEAETKRILAQAGRQGVILGADCTVPRNTDWRRFDWVRDAAK from the coding sequence ATGATAACGAAAAAAGAATTGGTGTTGGCAGCGATGGACAATAAACCGACGGAGCGGGTACCGGTCGGATTTTGGTTTCATTTCCTGGCAGATGAGATCGGCACCAACGCCTTCAGGCAGCCTGCATACACGGAACAGTTGTTGGCAGGCGAGGTCGAGTATATCGAACGGGCTAAACCGGATTTTGTCAAAATCATGACGGACGGTTTTTTTCCATATGAAAATGAAACGGTCCGTCATCTTCACAGTGCCGCTGATTTCCGCAACATCAAACCGCTAGCCGATGATGATCCGTGGTTTACGCAGCAGATCGCATATGCCCGTCGGTTGACCGATCGTTTCGGTGCCGATCTCGCTATGTTTTATAATCTCTTTTGCGCGGCAACGACGATCCGTTTTATGCAGCCTGATTGGACGAAGGGGGAAGCCTTTCTGGCTGAGGCGATACGGGAAGATGCCGATAGCGTCCGGTACGGCTTTGATATTATTTCCGATGATCTGGCGAAATTAGCCAAACGGCTGGTTACGGAAGCCAAGGTGACAGGGATTTATTTCAGTGTTCAGAATATTCTGGGCAAAGGCATGACGAAGGAAACCTATGCTGCCGTCGCTGCGCCGGGGGAAAAGAAAATCCTTGCCGCCGCCAACAGCGTCAGCGCTTACCATATTTTGCATATATGCGGCTATGCCGGTCATCGTAATGACTTGACATGGTACACCGATTATGATGTGAAAACCGTCAATTGGGCAGCTGTCGTCGAAGGGATCCCGTTGGAAAAAGGTCGGAAACTGTTTGGAGATCGCGCCGTTCTCGGCGGTTTCGGCAATTTGGACACAGACGTCTTATATAAGGGTTCTAAAGAAGAAGTGGAAGCCGAAACGAAACGGATTTTAGCTCAGGCGGGAAGACAAGGCGTCATTCTCGGCGCCGATTGCACCGTTCCGCGCAATACGGATTGGCGACGCTTTGACTGGGTAAGAGATGCGGCGAAATAA
- a CDS encoding SDR family NAD(P)-dependent oxidoreductase, translating into MDLGLEEKIVVITGGSAGIGYAAAKFFAAEGARVIICGRRLEVLEQAAASLGSKVLPFRADVTCAADVASLGDYVWQRFGVLDVWVNNVGATIARAGQWYTEAEIDATYAVNFKSVVMGSQIAASYMIRRGGGVIINVASLAARCASSGRASLYGPLKSAVVNYTNTFAGEVAAQGIRVVAVMPGFTTTPLAKTTIAPAEFSEQSRLCLLHRAAAPEEIAAPIVFLASDRAAYITSTAVEISGGRSTVLNPNYSYE; encoded by the coding sequence ATGGATTTAGGATTGGAAGAGAAGATAGTCGTCATTACCGGCGGCAGTGCGGGAATCGGTTATGCTGCAGCCAAATTTTTCGCCGCAGAAGGGGCGCGAGTTATCATCTGCGGCCGTCGCCTGGAGGTTCTGGAACAGGCTGCCGCTTCGCTGGGAAGCAAGGTGCTGCCTTTTCGGGCTGATGTTACCTGTGCAGCTGATGTTGCGTCTTTAGGCGACTATGTTTGGCAGCGATTCGGCGTTCTCGATGTATGGGTAAATAATGTCGGGGCGACCATCGCCCGCGCCGGTCAGTGGTATACGGAAGCTGAAATTGATGCGACTTATGCCGTTAATTTCAAATCCGTCGTCATGGGCAGTCAGATCGCGGCGTCTTATATGATCCGTCGAGGCGGCGGCGTCATTATCAACGTAGCCTCGTTAGCTGCGCGCTGTGCGTCTTCAGGCCGGGCCTCTCTTTACGGTCCGCTGAAATCGGCTGTCGTCAATTATACGAATACCTTTGCCGGTGAAGTGGCGGCGCAGGGGATACGTGTTGTTGCCGTTATGCCGGGGTTTACGACGACACCGCTGGCAAAAACGACGATTGCGCCGGCGGAATTTTCCGAACAGAGTCGCCTCTGTCTGCTGCATCGGGCTGCGGCGCCGGAAGAAATCGCGGCGCCGATTGTCTTCTTGGCGAGTGACAGAGCGGCTTATATCACATCGACGGCAGTGGAAATTTCCGGCGGTCGCAGCACCGTTCTTAATCCGAATTATTCATATGAGTAA
- a CDS encoding MFS transporter produces the protein MSDEKRVSLAIYITAFIGSYLSTAINIAIPAISSEFSAPADTLGWVVTSFLIASAAFLLPFGKLADLKGRRKTYTVSLAVFALSTLTAAASFSIEWLIICRIVQGAALAATYVTYMPILLAVTDEAHYGRRLGIAVSLTYLGLSCGPVAGGFLTQFSGWRSIFILAFAFQLSSLFLLFPVRAEWYSRTVPYVNFPGSVLAVTSITFFLYGLSHISESYVPCGAGILLLALFILHEKRCAYPLLPLFLFRNLTFTMSNAAALIQYSATYGISFLLSLYLQLVLQLTPLSSGLILLIQPLLMAALSTKAGDLADRYGPRLIASIGIAVTTAGLSAFAFTAAPTVAMTAANLILIGIGAALFGAPNNSAIMGAVPVDHRGTASGVLALVRNCGQAMSMAIVTFIFHATAGTAAYGVAVAATVRSSFLIFTGLCALAVFASLCRGKKSPRAD, from the coding sequence ATGTCCGATGAAAAAAGAGTATCCCTCGCCATCTATATTACCGCCTTTATCGGTTCGTATTTGTCGACAGCCATCAATATCGCCATACCCGCCATCAGCAGCGAATTCTCCGCTCCTGCAGATACGCTCGGCTGGGTAGTGACTTCCTTCCTCATCGCTTCCGCGGCGTTCCTGCTGCCTTTCGGCAAATTAGCCGACTTAAAAGGCCGACGGAAGACCTACACGGTCTCCTTGGCCGTATTTGCCCTTTCCACATTGACAGCAGCAGCCTCCTTTTCCATAGAGTGGCTCATCATTTGCCGCATCGTCCAGGGCGCGGCGCTGGCCGCTACCTATGTTACTTATATGCCGATTCTCCTTGCCGTCACCGACGAAGCCCATTACGGTCGCCGGCTGGGAATCGCCGTCTCCCTGACCTATCTCGGCTTATCGTGCGGTCCCGTTGCAGGCGGATTTTTGACGCAATTTTCAGGCTGGCGCAGTATTTTTATCCTCGCCTTTGCGTTCCAGCTCAGCAGTCTGTTTCTTCTGTTTCCAGTCCGAGCGGAATGGTATTCCCGCACCGTTCCGTACGTCAATTTTCCCGGCAGCGTCCTCGCCGTTACGTCGATCACCTTTTTTCTTTACGGCCTCTCTCATATTTCCGAGTCTTATGTTCCCTGCGGCGCCGGCATACTTCTGCTCGCCCTTTTTATCTTGCATGAAAAACGGTGCGCCTATCCGCTGCTGCCGCTCTTCCTGTTCCGCAATCTGACCTTCACTATGTCCAATGCGGCTGCCCTTATCCAGTACAGCGCCACTTACGGTATCTCCTTTTTGCTTTCTCTCTACTTGCAACTCGTCTTGCAACTGACACCGCTGTCATCGGGACTCATCCTGCTGATTCAGCCGTTGCTTATGGCCGCCTTATCAACGAAAGCCGGTGATTTGGCAGATCGTTACGGGCCTCGTTTGATCGCCTCCATTGGGATTGCCGTTACTACAGCGGGACTGTCCGCCTTCGCTTTCACCGCTGCGCCAACGGTAGCGATGACGGCGGCCAATCTCATTCTCATCGGCATCGGCGCCGCCTTATTCGGCGCTCCAAACAACAGCGCCATTATGGGCGCCGTACCGGTAGATCATCGGGGAACAGCCTCAGGTGTACTCGCACTGGTCCGGAATTGCGGGCAAGCCATGAGCATGGCCATCGTTACCTTCATTTTCCATGCGACCGCCGGTACAGCCGCATACGGCGTCGCCGTCGCCGCAACCGTCCGTTCTTCGTTTCTGATCTTCACCGGACTCTGCGCACTGGCTGTCTTCGCTTCCCTATGCCGCGGCAAAAAAAGCCCACGCGCCGATTAA